In one Chitinophaga sancti genomic region, the following are encoded:
- a CDS encoding ArnT family glycosyltransferase: MKYLLIAIAAATLFVPFLGHVHLFDWDEINFAEAAREMLVTHNYSQVQIDFAPFWEKPPLFIWMQAFSMVIFGVNEFAARFPNAIIGIATLVTLFSIGKKLADEKLGLWWALAYAGSWLPHFYFKSGIIDPTFNYFIFLAIYCVFRVPYAAKPNRMAILGGIALGLAVLTKGPVAILVSLLSFVVYWVVKKGKTGIRLPQLGLITLLAFITAALWFGYQILTRGWWFVNEFVTYQVRLLTTPDAGHGGNFFYHWIVLLIGCFPASIFLFSYFRSRKERSIYSGAQGAEIRDFRIWMWVLFWVALIMFSIVETKIVHYSSLCYFPLSFLAAWQIYRVAEGKVVLRAWNIVLMLLVGMLIATAITLLPVVGVYKAQLIAAIGDRFAKANLQADVPFSLWESAYGAVYLLLVIVSAVLLFNKKVKVGMVTLFVSTICAIQITVVHFTPKIEGFSQRAAIEFFESFQGKDDYVQVLSYHSYAHLFYTKKMPAANKNYYNQEWLLNGPVDKPTYFICRVTDSGPWRANPNLEVIGEKNGFVFFKRK; this comes from the coding sequence ATGAAATACCTGCTTATCGCCATTGCGGCCGCGACCCTATTCGTGCCTTTTCTGGGGCATGTGCACCTGTTTGACTGGGATGAGATCAACTTTGCGGAAGCAGCAAGGGAGATGCTTGTAACACATAACTATTCACAGGTACAGATCGACTTTGCCCCTTTCTGGGAAAAGCCGCCTTTATTCATATGGATGCAGGCCTTTAGCATGGTCATTTTTGGTGTCAATGAATTTGCTGCACGTTTTCCAAATGCCATCATTGGTATTGCTACCCTTGTTACGCTTTTTAGTATTGGGAAAAAGCTGGCTGATGAAAAGCTGGGCTTATGGTGGGCCCTGGCATATGCCGGTTCCTGGTTACCGCATTTCTATTTTAAGTCAGGGATCATTGATCCTACTTTTAACTACTTTATATTTTTAGCGATCTATTGCGTGTTTCGGGTGCCTTATGCAGCGAAGCCGAACAGGATGGCTATTCTGGGCGGTATCGCCCTGGGATTGGCGGTGCTGACCAAAGGACCGGTAGCAATATTGGTGAGTTTGCTCAGCTTTGTTGTATACTGGGTAGTAAAGAAGGGAAAGACGGGAATCAGGCTGCCACAGCTGGGGTTGATCACCTTGCTCGCCTTTATTACGGCCGCGCTGTGGTTTGGGTATCAAATACTCACCCGGGGCTGGTGGTTTGTGAATGAGTTTGTGACCTACCAGGTCCGTTTGCTCACTACACCGGATGCAGGGCATGGGGGTAATTTCTTTTATCACTGGATTGTGTTGCTGATAGGTTGTTTCCCGGCGAGCATTTTCCTGTTTTCGTATTTCAGGAGCCGGAAAGAAAGGTCTATTTATAGTGGCGCACAGGGTGCGGAGATCCGCGACTTCAGGATTTGGATGTGGGTGTTGTTTTGGGTGGCATTGATCATGTTCTCTATTGTAGAGACGAAGATTGTGCATTATTCATCATTGTGTTATTTCCCGCTGAGCTTTTTGGCAGCATGGCAGATATATAGAGTGGCGGAAGGTAAAGTGGTGCTGCGGGCATGGAATATTGTGCTGATGCTGTTGGTAGGAATGCTGATTGCAACGGCCATTACATTGCTGCCGGTAGTGGGAGTGTACAAAGCGCAGTTGATCGCAGCGATCGGGGATAGATTTGCAAAGGCAAATTTGCAGGCAGATGTACCGTTTTCATTGTGGGAGAGCGCGTATGGAGCAGTGTATTTGCTGTTGGTGATCGTGAGTGCGGTGTTGTTGTTCAATAAGAAAGTGAAGGTGGGAATGGTGACGTTATTTGTGAGTACGATCTGTGCGATACAGATTACGGTGGTGCATTTTACACCAAAGATTGAAGGGTTTTCACAGCGGGCGGCGATAGAATTTTTCGAGTCGTTCCAGGGAAAGGATGACTATGTGCAGGTGTTGAGTTATCATAGTTATGCACATTTGTTTTATACGAAGAAGATGCCGGCGGCTAATAAGAATTATTATAATCAGGAATGGTTGTTGAATGGCCCGGTGGATAAGCCTACGTATTTTATTTGCAGGGTGACGGACAGTGGGCCCTGGAGGGCGAATCCCAACCTGGAAGTGATAGGCGAAAAAAATGGGTTTGTATTCTTTAAGCGAAAATAA